From the genome of Anopheles moucheti chromosome 3, idAnoMoucSN_F20_07, whole genome shotgun sequence, one region includes:
- the LOC128300594 gene encoding NAD(+) hydrolase sarm1 isoform X5 gives MSSLTSSSSSTTSTAAVKQNLGEMQNSMAEMKNMMGHSSSSSTSQNLSTSSSSSIKSSAVTNHLQARKMSAKLNDIKTRLRSSMDSLDDPQADPLVTFPDSETDDDLSSIASSLKPLGANGGSGILVPNGHHHHHHQALVNGCAGAVDTVKFEQKKMTSESKTKVTTDGFSSEQATINSAESKKMQAGDLQYQEQAALAAMSSRMEVNGVTAEEKGAILKEARSVKMGDFQQAEANNIAAHSRKVQSDHFSAENKAISQAQQKQTVSSSGIFNQEKHVSSTTQSTFTMSNTSTISSSSQMSTLSSSSGMNGLLGAEFPSFEDFERLTNTPEEVDNTIMKYSKHLAGYVQNLQQTEQLKKAPTLLNHMNEIIRRAWAVPTHGHELGASLCDTLRNTGGLDILMRNCVDNDSEVQFSSARLLEQCLTTENRTHVVKNGLDKVVNVACVCTRNNATDHSRVGTGILEHLFKHSEDTCSNVIRLGGLDAVLFECRKNDIETLRHCAGALANLSLYGGSENQEAMINRKVPSWLFPLAFHNDENIKYYACLAIVVLVANKEIEAEVIKSGTLNLVEPFVTTHNPSEFAKSNLAHAHGQSKHWLQRLVPVLSSKREEARNLAAFHFCMEAGIKKEQGNTNIFKEIGAIEPLIRVASSPNAIASKFAAQALRLIGEEVPHKLSQQVPLWSTEDVREWVKQIGFGEYEQSFYDSKVDGDLLLQMQDCNLCNDIGMKNGILRIRFLRELQNLKKMADYSSRDPDGLHAFLSRIGPEYTIYTYTMLNAGVDIESLRTLDEDQLTATCGITNAIHRSRILQVIKMNESIPSFRSEQSTEKSLDVFVSYRRSNGSQLASLLKVHLELRGFSVFIDVERLEAGKFDNNLLQSIRHARHFLLVLTPEALNRCVDDVECKDWVHREIVAALNSECNIIPIIDNFQWPEPEKLPEDMRGVCHFNGIRWIHDYQDACVDKVERFMRAETNGRGGMMDHGSRLHSRQPGDATPSSAIYQRMHSNDSGKSSDKENSRNLE, from the exons ATGTCATCCCTAACGTCCTCCTCCAGCAGCACAACATCCACCGCAGCGGTCAAGCAGAACCTCGGTGAGATGCAGAACTCGATGGCGGAAATGAAGAACATGATGGGGCacagtagtagcagtagcacCTCCCAGAACCTGTCCACATCCTCGTCCTCGTCCATCAAATCGTCCGCCGTCACGAACCATCTGCAGGCCcgcaagatgtcggccaaacTGAATGACATTAAGACGAG GTTACGCTCGTCGATGGACAGTCTCGATGATCCGCAGGCGGATCCGCTGGTAACCTTTCCCGATTCGGAAACCGACGACGATCTGTCCAGCATCGCATCGAGCCTGAAGCCGCTCGGTGCGAACGGTGGTAGCGGAATTCTCGTACCGAACggtcaccatcaccatcatcaccaggCGCTCGTGAACGGGTGTGCCGGCGCGGTCGATACGGTCAAGTTCGAGCAGAAGAAAATGACCTCCGAGTCGAAGACGAAGGTGACGACGGACGGGTTCAGCAGCGAGCAAGCCACTATTAATTCGGCCGAGTCGAAGAAAATGCAGGCAGGCGACCTACAGTATCAGGAGCAGGCCGCACTCGCCGCCATGAGCAGCCGGATGGAGGTGAACGGTGTGACGGCCGAAGAGAAGGGTGCCATACTGAAG GAAGCGCGATCGGTGAAAATGGGTGACTTCCAGCAGGCCGAGGCAAACAACATTGCAGCTCACAGTCGCAAAGTACAGAGTGACCACTTCAG TGCGGAAAATAAGGCAATCTCGCAGGCCCAGCAAAAGCAAACGGTTTCATCGAGCGGTATCTTTAACCAGGAAAAGCACGTCTCCTCGACGACGCAGTCGACGTTCACCATGTCGAACACCAGCACGATCAGCTCGTCGTCGCAGATGAGCACACTGTCCTCGTCGTCCGGCATGAACGGGTTGCTCGGTGCTGAGTTTCCCTCGTTCGAGGATTTCGAACGGTTGACCAACACACCGGAGGAGGTCGACAACACGATCATGAAGTACTCGAAGCATTTGGCAGGCTACGTGCAGAACCTGCAGCAGACGGAGCAGCTGAAGAAGGCGCCGACACTGTTGAACCACATGAACGAAATCATACGGCGGGCGTGGGCCGTCCCGACGCACGGTCACGAGCTGGGTGCGAGCCTGTGCGACACGCTGCGCAATACCGGCGGGCTCGACATACTGATGCGGAACTGCGTGGATAACGATTCGGAGGTACAGTTCTCCTCGGCACGCCTCCTGGAGCAGTGCCTTACGACGGAGAACCGCACGCATGTGGTGAAGAACGGGCTGGACAAGGTGGTGAATGTGGCGTGCGTGTGCACCCGCAACAATGCTACCGATCATTCGCGCGTCGGTACTGGCATCCTGGAGCATCTGTTCAAGCACAGTGAGGACACCTGCTCGAACGTGATCCGGCTCGGTGGTCTGGACGCGGTACTGTTCGAGTGCAGAAAGAACGACATCGAAACGCTGCGACACTGTGCGGGAGCGCTAGCGAACCTGTCGCTGTACGGTGGGTCGGAAAACCAGGAGGCTATGATTAACCGCAAGGTACCGTCCTGGTTGTTCCCGCTCGCCTTCCATAACGACGAAAACATTAAGTACTACGCGTGCCTGGCGATCGTGGTGCTGGTCGCGAACAAGGAGATCGAAGCGGAGGTGATCAAATCCGGCACACTGAACCTGGTGGAACCGTTCGTAACGACGCACAACCCATCGGAGTTTGCAAAATCTAATCTCGCGCACGCGCACGGTCAAAGCAAACACTGGCTGCAGCGGCTCGTTCCGGTGCTGAGCTCCAAGCGCGAAGAGGCACGCAATCTGGCCGCGTTCCACTTCTGCATGGAGGCGGGCATCAAGAAGGAGCAGGGCAATACAAACATTTTCAAAGAGATTGGCGCGATAGAGCCACTCATAAGGGTGGCAAGCTCACCGAACGCGATCGCATCCAAGTTTGCCGCCCAAGCGTTAAGGCTTATTGGTGAGGAGGTCCCGCACAAGCTGTCCCAACAGGTGCCGCTCTGGTCGACGGAGGATGTACGCGAATGGGTGAAGCAGATTGGGTTCGGGGAGTACGAGCAAAGCTTTTACGACTCGAAGGTGGACGGGGATCTGCTGCTGCAGATGCAGGACTGCAATCTCTGCAACGACATCGGCATGAAGAATGGCATCCTGCGGATACGGTTTCTCCGGGAGCTACAGAACCTCAAGAAGATGGCCGACTATAGTTCGCGTGATCCGGACGGTCTGCATGCGTTCCTGAGCCGGATTGGGCCGGAGTATACGATCTACACGTACACGATGCTGAATGCCGGCGTGGACATCGAATCGCTCCGAACGCTCGACGAGGATCAGCTGACGGCAACGTGCGGCATCACGAACGCCATCCATCGGTCACGCATTCTGCAGGTGATCAAGATGAACGAATCGATACCTTCCTTCCGCTCGGAACAGAGCACGGAGAAAAGCTTGGACGTGTTTGTTAGCTACCGCCGCAGCAATGGTTCACAGTTGGCCAGCCTGCTGAAGGTGCATCTCGAGCTGCGCGGTTTCTCCGTCTTTATCGATGTGGAGCGGCTGGAGGCGGGCAAGTTTGACAACAATCTGCTGCAGAGCATACGGCATGCGAGACACTTTCTGCTTGTGCTAACACCGGAGGCTCTCAATCGCTGTGTGGATGACGTCGAGTGTAAGGATTGGGTACACCGG GAAATCGTGGCAGCTCTCAACTCCGAATGCAACATCATTCCCATTATCGACAACTTCCAGTGGCCGGAGCCGGAAAAGTTGCCCGAAGACATGCGCGGCGTATGCCATTTCAATGGAATACGCTGGATCCACGACTATCAGGATGCCTGTGTGGACAAAGTGGAAAG GTTCATGCGAGCAGAAACAAACGGTCGCGGAGGTATGATGGACCACGGGAGCCGGCTGCACAGTCGCCAGCCAGGCGATGCAACACCCTCGTCCGCCATCTACCAGCGCATGCACAGCAACGATTCGGGCAAGAGCAGCGACAAAGAAAACAGCCGTAATCTCGAATGA